Within the Miscanthus floridulus cultivar M001 chromosome 2, ASM1932011v1, whole genome shotgun sequence genome, the region GGTTTTTTCTCACTCAAAAATCAGAGAAGTAATACTTGCTACCCGAGGAAGATGATCCCCATCGCACTTGTAAGAGCAAGAATTATATCCCTAGGCTCATGTTTTTGTGTATTTGTGCTCGGCCACGGTTTAGGAATGGAGTGTGCATTTTTTATGGGAAAATTGGTTGTTTTCCACTTGTTACTTATGAAAATGCTCAAAGAAATAGTAAGAATCGGCTAGCTGGTACCCAAGTTGTCAAGCCCATAACTTCAATCACAAGAGATGTGATTAGAGAGTTCATGATTCATAAAGTGTTGCCTGCCATTCGAGCCAAATGGCCACGTGAAGATGTGAACCAACCAATTTACATACAACAAGATAATGCACATTCCCATTTAGAAGTGAACGATCCAGATTTTTGTGAGGCTGCTAAGCAAGAAGGATTTGACATTCGCCTAATTTGTCAACCACCTAATTCTCCGGATTTGAACATTCTGGATTTGGGTTTTTTTTGAGCTATTCAATCTATTCAGTACAAGAAGCAAGCAAAAACTGTGGAAGATCTAATTCCAACGGTGCAAGAGGTAAATTGAttacttgttcaattgtttcatttttACATTGACAACAGATTTACTCATTGTATTATTTCTTCAACACTTGTAGACATTCCAAGAGCATTGTCCACACAAAGCAAACATAATTTATTTAACACTTCAGAGTGTTTTGAAAGAAACCATGAAGGTTAAAGGATGTAACAAATTCAAGATTCCTCACATGAAAAAGGGAAAATTAGGGAGGGAAGGACGGCTGCCATTGCATATATGTTGTGAGGCGTTGTTGCTAGCTGATGTCATTGCTAGTCTTTCTGCATAAAAGAATTAGACATGTAAGCTTAGGTAGCAATTTAGGAGAGGCATGCATGTTAGGTTGAATGAAGGAGACAGGTAACCTTACCGATTATCTACTGCTCTTTCTGCATCTTGCTTCATCTTCCAGAGCTCGTCTAGCTTCTTCAAAACGTGCTAAGGCACACGTATAGTGCTGCGAGGTCGTAGTCGCTATGAACAAGACCACAACGGGCACACCTCCTGCTAGCGAGGCTGCGATCTAGGCGGCAGCCTTCAATGTCGTGGAGTCCTGCTCGAGGTCCTGCGGCGTCGTGGAGTCCTGCTCGAGGTCCTGCGGCGCCATCTCCGAGCCCGGCGCTACCTCCTCCGACATGACGGAGTCCGGCGCCACCACCTCCTCCGACGTGACGGAGTCCGACGACACCTCCATGGCGCCAGCGAGCTTCATGACACGAGCGAGCGCCGAAGGGAAGGCCAGCGCGCGAGCAAGGAAGCGAACGACGAACTGACTCGGAACACGGAAGGGACGGCAAAAGAAGCGGCGCTATTTACTCCCGTGAGTGAACGAAGGGAACGGCAACCGAAGAGTCCAGGCCTCCGCTAGGGGCATTCGCGTCCAAATCCACGTTATCAAACTTAAAGCGACATCAATTACGCAAATGACGCCGGAGGCTAAAACGACGCGAATTGCcgatacggagggagtatttacCTCGGTATAGGATCGGAGCGCCCGCACGGCCTTCTTAGGAGTGGCCGATTCGATGCTACTTGCGTCGGGCAGCGGACCCGGCAGGCAGCAGCGGAGCGCGGACACCCACGGGCGCTGCTCCGGGAATCCGGGATGCCGCTGGACGCTGGTCGCGCGCGGGCAGGCGGGCCGCGGGCGATTGGAGGCTTGGAGCCTTGGAGGCCGAAGGCGCCCAGATGCGTGAGACCAGGACAAGACACCCTGATTGAAACGGGCGCCGAGCGAGACGGCGGCCGTACAGAGGACACCGGCCTGACTTCCGCAAAGGCGCAGCAGAGCGGAGCCGGAAGTTGCAGGCCCTTTCATGGCCCTTGCTGGTTTAAGCGCATCTGAGTATCTCACGGTCACGGAGATGCTGACACTTCTCCAAATTCCAATGGTGTTCACAACTCTAAAGCCCTTGCCCATGAAGAGCACGTTTCATGGTTGGTTGTGCTCCCTGACCTACTATATTACTTTGTATTGTACCAGAAACGAGCATAACAGAACGGCATTGCACCCAGCACAGGTGATTCCCCCACTCCCCAGAAGGCAATACACAGCATGACATAGAGCTGAACTGGCAATATCAGTTCTCATTATGTGCTATATACTATGTTGGTCTGTAAATGGTGCAGTTATGGTATGGCAAGTACAAGCAGGCGACTACCACCTGCTAGAACTAGGTGTTCCTCTGCAGGAAACATATGCCTGTATTTAAGCCAGAGTCATCAGACATTCAGACTGTGTATGACTGCTGGATGGTATCGATGTCCAGGCCCTTGAGCTTCACAACCGACTCCACATGCCCCTTCAGCGTGTGAAGCTCCCTCAGCCTGCAAAGGAACATCATCGAGTCAATGGTTAGCTTACATCAACATTATACATCTGATTTATGTTGACGCTATGTGAGAAGTTCCAAAGAAAGAAAGATGCTTCCCATCTTGCCTGCTAGGCTGCAAGTAACAAAGAATTGGATGCTGTTCTTTTTCCAATTATCTCAGCGGATTATAAATATCCCAAAGCATATGAGagatcatgggggaacactgaTATCAGTGTCTTCTCTTTCCCCAAGCGATACTATCGTATCAGTATTCTTTTGCAGAAGATTATATCCGCGGATTTCATCTTACCTTGCAATCTCAGCCCTGCGTTTCGCCTCTTCCGCCATTTGATTCAGCTCGTTCACCCTTTCAGGGAACAGCTTAGCATCCGGAGGCTGCAGCCCATGGAGCGTCCTCTGCGCATGTGCCCACTTGAGCGCCCTCTCTTCCTTACCAAAGTTCTTCTTCCTTGTAAATGCAATCTGCAAAACCAGCAAATTAGCGACACGTGCATGAAATTCACTCAAACAGATATTTTGATGTGCACGACAAACGAGCAGTTTATGTTACCCTTTGCTCAATGACAAGATCCCATGCTTTCCCACTCAGAGCGTATCGGATGAGGAACTTGAGGATGTCGAGTGGGAAGTAAAAGACGAGATTGTAGAGCCACACCACACCAGCCCAGCCCCATCCAATGCCTTTGATTGAAGTGAATCCCCAGTTAGCGTATACAGCTATCAATGTAGCTATCTGCATTCAAAGAGAAGAACTTGGTCAATGGGACTTATTACAGTAACTGATTTTTTGTTGAGGGTTACAGAGCAAAAGTTCAGAGAGTATACCAGCTGCGCGACCAAGAAAGCAAACACTAATAGAAAGCCAGGGCGCTCAACAAATGACCAGCTGCGAGACCTTGTCACGAAGATGAGAGCCTGACTGATGGTGCTGACTTGGAGATATACAGCAGAGGCAAGTTTCTGGTAATCATCTTGAGCTGTCTTCTCAAGGCTTTCAACGTGAAAGATCCTCTAAAATACCATTGAACAGTAAGAGTCAATGTTTGTCTCAGAACCAGTCACGAAACTCAATGCTGTACTACTAGCTTCATAGGCCGTTTTGTTATCAAAATGTTTAAAGGAGATTGCAAAGTCATACAGGATATTCAAATAGAACAGGAAAAGTATGCTCTGGCATTTTTATGATCCTTACAGGGAAAAAGTTTGTCTTATATGCAGCCCAGAAGAAGATGACAGTCATCACTGCCAGGTATCCACCAAGCACAATTCCAGTTGTGAAAATCTCAGCCAGCTTCCAGCTGTCAGGTAGAGGGGAAGGCTTTACTCGATCCTTTGATATGGTCATTATGGTACCTGTTGATACCAGAAAATGGTTGAGGTGAAAAtgaaaaatgatgtttgctactTTCCACCATCATATTGTGATAGACAACAGGGATGAAAGGAACAAGAAAGGGATGTACCGTCATTTAGAATTGCAATAATAAGGACCATAAATGGTGGGAAATCGAACTCCCATATGAGGGCGAGTAGCATGAATCCTAGCTGTTAAACATTGAGCAACCAAATGCATTAATCCCAGATTATTCACAAAATTTTAAGGATCAAGACGAATCTAATTAAATATGTGGTTCTAATTAACTTGCTGCATAACATTAACAACTAAACCTGATTAAGAAGTTAACAACCAAAATAAGTACTCAAATAAGCACACAAACATATTTCATGCATGTATGCAACAGCAAGACACAAAAACAATGTAACCAAAGGAGGCCTATAAACTTGGACAACTTCTAGTTCAAAAGAACATGTGTCAAGAAAACATACCACGATACGTATTGTAATGGAGACAGCATAGATCTGCAAACATGAAGGTGGATTAGAAAAAAAATAACATTTTTCTTTCTGAAAAGCTATTTCAGTAGGTTTCCTTCTGACATACAGTGTAGTTCTTCATCCGCTGGAAAATCGCTCGGCTGGTAAGAACAGCGCTAATTATTACACTTAGACCAGGTTCTGTTAGGACAATATCAGAAGCACTCCTGGCTGCATCAGTGGCATCAGCAACTGCTATACCAATATCAGCTTTCTTTAGGGCCGGAGCATCATTTACTCCATCACCAGTCATTCCACAAATGTGTTTTCGTGCTTGCAGACGTTTTACAATCTCATATTTGTGCTCTGAAAAAGAGGAAAAAGAAACACTTAACCTGTCGTCATGCTTTTTTTCCCCATTATCTACACTGgatccccccacccccaccccgctACTGAATTGAAACATACCGGGGAATACGCCAGCAAAACCATCTGCTTTCTCAATTAAATCGTCAACAGGTAAAGCAGCAATAGACTCATCCTTGTTCTGTCCCAGCAAAGCAGAGGAAGGGTACATGTTAGTACCCATGCCTAACCGACGTCCTGTTTCCTTCCCAATTGCTAGCTGATCACCTGGCAATAAGAAAATAAGTTAGATCTACATCAGATGATTATATTGAGAATAAAGATTCAATGTACATCCAATGAAACATCTAGTACTACGGCTCATTTTAGTTTTACAATTCCCTATTCACAGCATAACTAACAGAGAGAAATGTTATACACATAGTATCAGCTTGTAAGCACATGGTTATGCAATTAAGAACACTATTCAGTGGCAACCACCTCTTTGGCGGAATTGTGAAAAAAAAACTCCCAGAAAAATCTAAAATTTCTAAATCACACATTACAGAGTTTCTCCGTACTCATGCAACTACATATGTGATGTGATTTTCCTTTTCAGAACTTTTAGAAGCTATACATGTTCTTTTTCTGAAGGAGTTTTCACAATTTCACCGAAGCCATGGTTTCCACTGAACAAACACATGTGGGACTTCTCTACTGGTGATTTTTAGAATCTAAACAGTAAAACCTTTCACAAACCACTGATAATATTGGCACAAGTTTGCGAAAGGAAACCTGAATACACACACAACCTTGATTCAGAAAGTAGGGACATTGCAAAACAAAATGATGCATGGCTATGATGTCCCAATAATGCCACTGAATACAGAAGAGTAGTCGATCATTTCATTTTTCTCATAATTAAACTACATCAGAACCATGTATTTGTCATTGACAAATTGCAGTCATGTAGACCTGTGGTGTCTGTTCTGGTAGATCTGGATCATTATGATGCCTGGATCATCTTTGCAGAACAAATGGATCTAGACCACCCTCTGTGGATTGTCGGAAATGAGGGAAAAACAAAAGGTGTACCTGTGATCATTTTCACATTAACACCAAGGTTCAGTGCCCTTTGTATTGTTTCTGCACTGTCATGCCTTGGAGGATCAAAGAGTGGCATAAGAGCAACGAAATGCCATGGCCCACCAGGACTCTCTTTCCTTCCATCTGGAACTTCCTACATGACATAAGAGAACCACCACCATCAGAACAAACGTAACCATAAAATAATTATTGATTACTACCTAGTCTACAGTTAGCTTAGATTCTGCAATGTTTAAGCATACTCTGAATGGCTATCCTTCTAGTTCACCCACCTGATATGCTACAGCAAGTGATCTAAGTCCACTCTCAGCAAACTTGTCAATTACAGCATGAACTCTTCGTTCTATCTCTGACTTATTGTAGGCGAGGTTGAGAATCTGCATGTCATTTGTTGATCAATGAGACCTTGCTATAAAGAGCCAAATCAAGCAATGCTTTTGAAGCTATGTTGCAATCCAGTTTCTTAATACCTGCTCTGGCGCACCTTTACTAACACGGTACATCTTCCCATCACTGTCAATGTATGTCAAGGCAGTTCTTTTGTCGGTAGGATTAAATGGAAGGAAATGAACCTCTTGAATACCAGCACGGGCCTGTGGGAAATATTGTTAGATGTTCATATCACCAAACAAACAGGACAGGTGTAGGTATACCTATTCCATTCCTGTTCAAAAAGTATTATACCTCTTTTGGATCAGCTAGCATCCCAACTATTGCAGTATCAATAGCATCTTGATTTTCTATTCGGGATGCTCTAGCAGCCATCAGAATTACTTGGTCTTGAGTCACCCCCCTTTCAAAAACCTGAACCGAGCATATATAAGTAAGTGTTTTAAGGTCAGATATGAATGACCAATGATGGTTGTTCAAGTCTAACCTCAATGAGGTTCTTGTCCACTGTGAGTTTATTCAGAGTCAGAGTTCCAGTTTTGTCACTACAAAGTACATCCATACCAGCCATCTCTTCAATTGCAGTCATTCTTTTTGTTATAGCTCCCTGCAGGAAAAAAACAAAATGCCATTAATTATATAAAATAGAAGTTTTGGGCCTTCTGTCCTGGTCATCACTTGGTTAACACTATCATCAAAGAGATGTAAACCTGTTGAGCCAAGCGATGGGACCCAATTGCCATGGTCACAGACAAAACTGTAGGCATTGCTATGGGAATGCCTCCAATGAGGAGGACCAAAAGATTGTCAATCCCAGGACGATACACCCTATGCTGGATAGGGTACATGACAATTATCTCAACGAACATCCCCACAGCAATTGAGCAAATACAAAAGTTCCCAATGGCTGTCAAGACCTGCATCAATCACATGACAATGAACACAATAATTTAGTGATGATTTGAACAGATGACAGCAGGCATGAGTGTATGTGGAAATTCTGAATCCTGCCTTCTGGAAATGGCCAACTTGATTTGTGGAGTTGACAAGATGTGCAGCCTTCCCAAAGAAAGTGTGGACACCAGTTGCTATGACAACAGCCTCAATCTCACCCTGCTTGACAGTTGAACCAGAGTAGACACCATCACCAGGACCTTTGGTGACTGGCAATGATTCTCCAGTTAGAGCAGACTACAATAAGAGACGAGACAAAATGTGAGATCAAGAGACCCAATAGGATCAAATACAGTGTGGAAGTGACTAAATGTCAAAGACATAAAGAACCTGATCGATCTTCAAGGGATCTCCATCAAGGAGCCGAGCATCTGCAGGAAT harbors:
- the LOC136521537 gene encoding plasma membrane ATPase 1-like isoform X2, with protein sequence MADKEGTLDAVLKEAVDLENIQLEEVFENLRCSRGGLTSEQAQQRLQLFGPNKLEEEEESKFLKFLGFMWNPLSWVMEAAAIMAIALANGGGKPPDWQDFVGIITLLLINSTISFIEENNAGNAAAPLMARLAPKAKVLRDGNWAEEEAAILVPGDIISIKLGDIIPADARLLDGDPLKIDQSALTGESLPVTKGPGDGVYSGSTVKQGEIEAVVIATGVHTFFGKAAHLVNSTNQVGHFQKVLTAIGNFCICSIAVGMFVEIIVMYPIQHRVYRPGIDNLLVLLIGGIPIAMPTVLSVTMAIGSHRLAQQGAITKRMTAIEEMAGMDVLCSDKTGTLTLNKLTVDKNLIEVFERGVTQDQVILMAARASRIENQDAIDTAIVGMLADPKEARAGIQEVHFLPFNPTDKRTALTYIDSDGKMYRVSKGAPEQILNLAYNKSEIERRVHAVIDKFAESGLRSLAVAYQEVPDGRKESPGGPWHFVALMPLFDPPRHDSAETIQRALNLGVNVKMITGDQLAIGKETGRRLGMGTNMYPSSALLGQNKDESIAALPVDDLIEKADGFAGVFPEHKYEIVKRLQARKHICGMTGDGVNDAPALKKADIGIAVADATDAARSASDIVLTEPGLSVIISAVLTSRAIFQRMKNYTIYAVSITIRIVLGFMLLALIWEFDFPPFMVLIIAILNDGTIMTISKDRVKPSPLPDSWKLAEIFTTGIVLGGYLAVMTVIFFWAAYKTNFFPRIFHVESLEKTAQDDYQKLASAVYLQVSTISQALIFVTRSRSWSFVERPGFLLVFAFLVAQLIATLIAVYANWGFTSIKGIGWGWAGVVWLYNLVFYFPLDILKFLIRYALSGKAWDLVIEQRIAFTRKKNFGKEERALKWAHAQRTLHGLQPPDAKLFPERVNELNQMAEEAKRRAEIARLRELHTLKGHVESVVKLKGLDIDTIQQSYTV
- the LOC136521537 gene encoding plasma membrane ATPase 1-like isoform X1, translating into MADKEGTLDAVLKEAVDLENIQLEEVFENLRCSRGGLTSEQAQQRLQLFGPNKLEEEEESKFLKFLGFMWNPLSWVMEAAAIMAIALANGGGKPPDWQDFVGIITLLLINSTISFIEENNAGNAAAPLMARLAPKAKVLRDGNWAEEEAAILVPGDIISIKLGDIIPADARLLDGDPLKIDQSALTGESLPVTKGPGDGVYSGSTVKQGEIEAVVIATGVHTFFGKAAHLVNSTNQVGHFQKVLTAIGNFCICSIAVGMFVEIIVMYPIQHRVYRPGIDNLLVLLIGGIPIAMPTVLSVTMAIGSHRLAQQGAITKRMTAIEEMAGMDVLCSDKTGTLTLNKLTVDKNLIEVFERGVTQDQVILMAARASRIENQDAIDTAIVGMLADPKEARAGIQEVHFLPFNPTDKRTALTYIDSDGKMYRVSKGAPEQILNLAYNKSEIERRVHAVIDKFAESGLRSLAVAYQEVPDGRKESPGGPWHFVALMPLFDPPRHDSAETIQRALNLGVNVKMITGDQLAIGKETGRRLGMGTNMYPSSALLGQNKDESIAALPVDDLIEKADGFAGVFPGMFQFSSGVGVGGSSVDNGEKKHDDRLSVSFSSFSEHKYEIVKRLQARKHICGMTGDGVNDAPALKKADIGIAVADATDAARSASDIVLTEPGLSVIISAVLTSRAIFQRMKNYTIYAVSITIRIVLGFMLLALIWEFDFPPFMVLIIAILNDGTIMTISKDRVKPSPLPDSWKLAEIFTTGIVLGGYLAVMTVIFFWAAYKTNFFPRIFHVESLEKTAQDDYQKLASAVYLQVSTISQALIFVTRSRSWSFVERPGFLLVFAFLVAQLIATLIAVYANWGFTSIKGIGWGWAGVVWLYNLVFYFPLDILKFLIRYALSGKAWDLVIEQRIAFTRKKNFGKEERALKWAHAQRTLHGLQPPDAKLFPERVNELNQMAEEAKRRAEIARLRELHTLKGHVESVVKLKGLDIDTIQQSYTV